The sequence below is a genomic window from Humulus lupulus chromosome 3, drHumLupu1.1, whole genome shotgun sequence.
GCAATAATTTGATTCTTTTGTATATttatagatatttaatactttatatgtatatatttatttgtaactaCTGGGGGTTCACAGTAAATATAGGGCACATTTCTTTCTGGAATTTCTGTTATTTCTTGAATATTGTTATCCTTGATGACATTTGAGTTCATTTACCCTGATTTTCTGCCTTAGATCTGCCAATATGGCCAGGCAAAGCATTAGGGGTAAGAGGCTTACTCTCTTGTCATAGCCTGCAACCACGACATCATGGCATAGCTTGTTGTCTTTGGCTTGTTtgaatctaatatatatatatatatatatatatgtatatattgacCTTTTTCATAGTATGTTACAAAAGAAACAAATTGAAATGGATTGCTTACTAATAAACTTGCCATGTTTAACTTTAAGTATACTTAAAAATGGTTTACTAGTAGAGGGTTTAAACGGAACTAAACGGGTAGTTCATATTGTTTTGCATTAGACACACATATGTGTGTGTTATAAGTATGTGAATAAGCAGTTGTACATATGATTCTTTCTAGTATTGTCTGACTGTCATTAATATGTATAAGGatttcttttcttcatttttacttcTTTTTGTTTGCGAGTATAGGAATGATCTGTTAGCTTGTCTTCTTATAGGTACTTCATAAATTTTTATTTACAGGTTTAGTTGTAATAACTTGGTGTTGCACTGTAAATGGGGAAAACATTTATTACGGGCTTCTACATCTTCTCATGAATCTTATGAAACTTATTCTAATTCTAATGTAACAATGATTTGCTCTTATGTTCAGCCCATATGCCCAGACAAAGCATTTGGGGTAAGCTCAATCATTTAGCATGCTTTTGCTTTAGTTGTAGCCCATCTGATCTGACGGCAAACTACATTCTTGGCTTCttcattttaatttaatatttttcttaatcataattaacatatttATTGAGGTTAGGTTTAGATTAAAAGTTACTGGCTTTTTTGCTTTCACAAGCTTTCAAGCACTGTAGCCTGTAAGGCCCCTCTCCCCTCCCTCCCTCTTTGAGCTACAAGACCACCACCCAAGCTCACCACAACTGCAAGTTTTCTCCCTTTATCTGTGTGTGTTTGTGTATACTGTGCCTTTTTCCTTGTGTGTATGTTATTTTTCCAAATCCTTAGGATTTATCAGTGGCCAAAAAAATTGATACGTGAGTTATTGTTTGTGCTTCATTTGATGCTGCTGCAAGCCTTCTGAGATATTTAAAGTACCCTGTCTATCTTAGCATTCTTGCATGTACTGTTATCATTATTATTGTTGGTCTTTCTTCTTTGGGAGTTGGTTGCCTTCTATGAACTTTGCTGCCTTGTTTGTTTTGACTATGCAATAGCCTTCTGTTGAAATTTGTACGAGCATATCTGAGAAAATTGATAAAAATAATCTGTACCATCATTATATTGCTATTTGATTTTCTGTTTATTTTCTTCTCACTAATTCTTtgctttcttttgtttttcccgTTTGGGGAAGTGAGAGATTTATGGGTTTGTGAATTGTGATTTCGTGCCTCCTGATTGAGTTTTTTCCCCCCTAAGTTAGTGTGACTTGAAAACCTTATTAAAAGCATTCAGTTATTGATGTCCATGTTTTTTCCAAGTGAAATGTAAAATATCTTCGAAGTATTTACGTAAAATCAGGAGCTTACGGAAAATAAGGAGCGTACAACTAACCGGGTCCTGGTATGGCACATGCTAGGAACCCCTAAGGATTAGTCTTCCCGTTGAGTGTTCACCTATGAATTCTTACCTCTCTACTTCCTGATAAAAGCAGAGCTTTTAGTTTTAGATTTAATGTTGCAATGACCTGAATATGGACACTTTAAGAAATAATTGGTAGAACTGAAAGTGTTAAAAATATGAGTTCTTTTTTTTCCTTCCGGGGGTTGCTTTGGATATACATTAGCAATGTTTCCTCTCCTTTGCAGTTTTTAACTCTTGTATTTTATGTTTGGCTAGTGTATGACAGGCTTTTTCTTCTATAACTTATCAGGTATTCAGTGTTTTCATTGTTTACCCTTGAAGCCAACGGACATCGGAGGATTTTTGCACTACCACTCCATTTTCCTGATCAATCAAAGTGCTTTGGATCTGGTGCACTGGATAGCATGGACTGTTTACATTTGGTTTGTCCTCAGCCAATTAATTCAGTCCAGGCTGATCGACAAGTGACGGATGGAAGTGTCCATGCTGGTACCTATTCTGCAAACTCGCGTACCAGTAAAACAATTCTTGATTCAACTGTGCAGCGTCAATCTCAGAAAAAAGCTATACCAAACAAAACTAAATGGAATGAACTTCCGCAGAGTTTTTGTAAAAAATCCTTAACAAGCAGTGAATCTTCATGTTTGATCTCAAATAGTGTCATTAAATCATCAAATACGGCTATCCAGAGCTCTGATGTAGATAATGTCATTAAAAAAAGTTCAAGAAAGAAGTCTAGAAAGAAGGGGAAGCGGGGTAAGAAGAATCTACATAACACTGTCTCTAAAGacccagagatatttcctgaggAATGTCCTAAAGTTAGTTCCATGTCTAGAGCTTGCCATGACAACAGTATCGATCAAATGAATGTGCTAGCATTATCTTCCACTGCACTTGATGCTTCCCTACAAGAAGGTAGGGTTCACAGTTCACAAACACAAAAAACTTGCACTTCTTATTCTACTGGGGTGGATACATTTGAAGAGGCTATACCTGCTTTTCATAAAATTCCTGAGACATGCTCTGGTGGTACCTCTAAAAAACATATACCATCCAAAGACTCTGCACATTTTGTTGGTGATGACTCCCAGATCTACTTATTCGATGCTTTGCATCCCAGAGACTGTGCTGATAAGTCTGAGTCGTTTCTGTTGGATCCAACGTCAACTTGCTCAAATAGTGATGATGGGACCAAACTTTATCATGGTACAAAACACTCTGAAAAAGAACGTTGTAGAACTGATCTTTCTGAATCACCAGCTTCTGATTTTGGAAAGGAATATTCCTCTTGTAGTAGCTtgttaaataatattttagattCATCTGATCATaccaacaaaacaaaaataacacATGGTAGTGGGGGTAGAAATGGTAGTCAAGTGCATGTAGTGATACCCGGCAAGAAGACTAAGCAAAACAAATCAGTTGCCCGGATGTCAAGTGTTTCTAAATGTAGAGTTCCTGGCAATTTGCATGGTCATACGGGGAAGGAAAACAGCCATTCCGTTTGGCAGAAGGTCCAGAGAAATGGTACCTGTGACAGTGTGGATGACCTGAAAAAACTTCCTGTCTTATCTCAGTTTGATAATACTTTGGATGAGGTTTCTTTGTGTAAGAAGAATTGTGATTCTGTTGTAGATGAAAAGCAGTTCAAAGATACTAGAAGTTGGAAAAGTAAAAGTGCTGCAGGTTTTAAACATGAAAGCAGGTTTTCTTCCAGAAAGGGATCTCATGCTGATAGGGTCAAGTCAGATGGTTGTGCAAAGTTTACTGCATCACGCAAGGATATGGTACACATCTCTTCTAAGGTGAGTGATCTGAACATAACTAGTAGTGTTTCAAGATCTCCCActcaaactaattaattaattgtccAAAATTTGTGCTCCAGACTAATGAAGCAAAGCACATGACGCCTGAATCAGTAACCTTTGTCCATGTTTGTCCAAATGCAATTGATAGCCTGGACAGCATATCTAATGCCAACTCTAGCACGAAGAGTGAAACCATAGAAGATCTGAATCACTCATTGCCAAAGTCATGTAATTCGAATGATCAATCAAAGCTCGATCAAGTGCAGTCTCCTGTGCACCATCCTTATCTTTCTGGAAATTCAGTTGGACAAGGGCAGAAAACTGTCCTTGCTGAAGATTATTTGCAAACCCACACCTCTGGCTCTGTTATGCAGAAATGGATACCAATTGGGTTGAAGGATTGTGGGTTGACTAATTCCAGTGACAGTTCACCTCTAGAAAATTCTGATGGCCTGGCTGCTGAAATTTGGACTATAGAAAACCCTGCACAAGATAAAGTGAATTGTGATTCACAAAATCCAGTTCCTAAAGCAGGTGTTGTATGTATGGCCCAAAGTTCTAAAAATATTTCTTCTTTCTCCCCTGATGATGAGTGCAGGTCTCCAAATTTCAAGGACCAGGACACAAGCATGCTTGAAGAGCAGTATAACAGACAGACTGCTGCCCACACTTTAGATATAGAATCTGGAGCTGTAAATGCTATTAAACCTGTTCAAGACAAAATAGCTGAAGCTGTGAATGATGCTTGTAGGGTTCAACTGGCATCTGAAGCTATTGAGCAGGCCTCTGGTCATCCAGTTGCAGAGTTTGAAAGAGTTCTTAAATATTCGCGTCCAGTTATTTCTTACCCAACCCATTTATCATGTCATTCTTGCTCAAGAGATCAGTTATGTGGTGTGTCATTGTGTACACATGAGACACTTAATATTTCTTTGGGAGGCCTATGGAAGTGGTATGAGAAACATGGGAATTATGGGTTAGAAATAAAGGCAAATGATTATGAAAATTCAAGGAGATTGGGTGCTAATACTTCCTCTTTTTGTGCTTATTTTGTCCCGTATTTGTCAGCGGTTCAACTTTTCGGAAATTATGTTGAAAACTCTGTGGATACAAGCAACACGCTTTCTAGTTCTGAGGTTCTAGACTTGTGCGAGTTTAATGAAACATCTGAAAGTTCCTCTAGTTTGGACCATCTTCCAATGTTTTCAGTGCTCTTTCCTCAACCTCAAAAGGAGTTTAAAAGCTATTCTAATGAAGAATGTAGTTCAGAGTCATCTTCAACTTCTGCAAAAGATGTTGCTTGTCTTCAATCAGTGGAAAGAACACTGCAGAGTGATCCGGAGCTactttttgaatattttgaatctGAACAGCCTCAGAAGAGACGACCTTTATATGAGAAGTGAGTATTTTCTTTCTGTATGATGTACTAAAAGTTGCATATTAATTTTTGCATGGTTTTGCTATCTAATAAATGTCAAAGTATCATTTATATAGTGTTTGCACTGCTTATTCATATTGCTGCACCATGGTAACATGCAATGGTCATTCTTCTCCATATGGTTTTATAATTAGTGGACATCTTGAAAAAGCTCAACAACGACCTATCACCCTTTACTTCTGGTCAACCCAAAAAACAATGTTGTAAGGTTTACATCGTGGCTGATTATGTATAGATGCTATATTGAACTTGTTCTGATGCATCCTTTTCTCAAATACTTTAAAGGATTATGATTAATATATTCAGCTCCTGCATTTCAAAAGAATGAAACTAAAGGACTCTGTTAATTTCATTATTGAATAACAAAATCCATCACTTATGAAGCAATTACTAATTCAGTTAAATGTTAAAACCTTTAATATAGTCTATCTCCAGGAAGAtcttaattctattttttttctgtATCAGGATAGATGAGTTGATTAGGGGAGATGGTCCAGTGCAGTACCAAGGCTATGGAGATCCAACAATACTCAACTCTGTAAAACTGAATGATCTGCATCCTAGATCTTGGTTAGTAGAACAATACTTTACCACCTGCTCACTGAAGGAAGCAAAAATAGTCTTATTTTTAGGTTTCAGATCAAAATTGTAATGTGAACCCTAGTTTCAGATATTAATATACAGCATCTTGTTTTCAGGTATGCTGTAGCATGGTATCCTATTTATAGGATACCAGAGGGTAATTTGCGCTCATCATTTTTGACATTCCATTCACTAGGTCATTTGGTTCATCAACATGGTATGCAGCCCCATATAGTGGCTCCTGTTGTGGGTCTTCAAACTTACAATGCTCAGGTAGTTATGTTTATTTTCTATATCTGATCGAGTTCAAGTAACTCATTCAGTTTCCTTTATGTTCCTTCTAATATGATTATAGCAGTTTTTATGTTTTAATACTAACACTTCTGCTATCTCATGCTGTCTTCATTTTCTGGTCTGTTTCTTATTGAGGTCCACTCTAGCTTATTCAATTTTTCGAATATCAATTTGTTAACTAATGCTATCAGTCCATAAATAAAAATAGGTTTAAttaaattttcttttagaaacAGATCAGACAGTATATTCTAGGACAGTGTTTAAATTTAATGAACTTATCCTTATGTTTTTTGCATAAAGGACAGTGGTTGTATTGTCATGGTCAGCATGATGGTGCTTTTAGCATGGTGTCTTTATGATATTTTCAAATGTCAGTGATTTTTTAATGCAAGTTTGTTTCTAGCAATCAAAAGATGATTGTATCTAATTTTATCCTTATATCATTTATCTTCTATCGTAGTTTTATCTGTCTTCACGTgttaattgtaattttcatatatttttttttatttgaaacaaAACCTCAAAACTTGTATTATTAATTAAGAGTCAAAGAGTGAGAATCACTCTGACAAAACAAGGAAAAACTATTGCATAATTCACTGCCAAATCCTAATAAGATCAGAGAATAAAATATCTTTGAATTCTTTTACATTAAACAACCACACAGCTACCCAAAGCCTAATCTTATCCTACAACATCTCCCCAGTATCTTCTTTGTCATATAATTCTCATGTTTATGCTTGTTGCCCTGGGATTCTAGGTTTGTAATCTAATTTTCATCTATTAATTACTATGTACATAAAATTCTACCATGTTTATGTTTGTATACGTTAATTTTCCCCCTTTCTAAAAATTAGTGCTTCACCTTTTTCTTAGATTTTTATGCAACACAACTAAACTTAAGTACAAAAATATTAGAGGCAAGCAGTTTCTAATACCAGTATTACATAAGCATTTTACAGATCTGTTTCCTTAGAACATTTCCAACACCAGTTAAATCCTCTTTTTTAGCTAAAATAGCTAAAAAGTAACTtattgtgtattttttttatcaCTCCAAGGGGCTAGCCATTTTAACTTTTTACTTTTTTGGCTCCAAATGTAGAGAGCCTCCATGGCTAGCTGaactatattttattattattagtattttattattattttaataaaaggtATATATATGGAACAAAAAATGTGTTCCATAAAAAATGTTAAATTATTCAATAGCTAGCTATAATAGAGAGTGATTGGAGATGTTAAGTTAAAAGTGGCTCCTAAAATAGTTTTTTAGCCATTTTAGCTAAAATTTAACTAAAAAGTAGAGAGCATGGTTGGAGTTGCTCTTAGCCATTTCAGTGGCAATCAATTGGGTGATGTAAAAGTTGTTAATTGTGACTACTTTGTCTGAGACTCAAATTTAGCTTGTCTCGTAAATGTTTGGGTAGCATAAAAAAGAAAGACTGAACTTGTCATGCAGTGTGTTAGGAGGGGAAATTAGGTGCTGTAAACTAGTGCTGAAAAAAAAAGTTGCAAGTTTACCCTAACAATGTACCATACTCAAGTTTTAGAAAAGGGGAGAATTGAAGGAAGAAGCTATTATCTCTACATGAGATTAGCTGACACGTTTTGGGTATTTGTTTGTTCGTAATTTCGTATGATGTTCGAAGCAACAAGCTTCTAAATATTTGTTTTGACCAATGAAATCTTACAGTTCCTGTATGTGTCTGTTTTGCTGCTTTTGCGAATATTATTTGTCACAGCTGTTCAAAAGCTTAATACATTCCTTGTGATCCCTGAACAGGGTGAATGCTGGTTCCGCATTCCTCCCTCACTACTGAACCAAAAGAAAGGAGCATCGGACCTAGACCCTAGTGAAATTATGAAGCAGCGATTGAGGACGCTAGAGGAGACAGCTTCTCTTATGGCAAGAGCAGTTGTGAAGAAAGAAAATTTGACATCTGTAAACAGGCATCCAGACTATGAGTTCTTCTGCTTGAGGAAGCGCTGCTGAGCTTTTTTGGTCTATCAGCAATGTTTAGGTAGCACTTAACCTAAGATAGATGAGAAATAGTGGTGAATGTAAATCTCATGCTTCTTTGTACATTTCATTCTCTCTTGCTTTCCCAATGGAATTTATTTCCGTGTTTGTATAGATCCATCTGTGAGTAGCGACCCTTCCCGTTCTTTCCTTGGAAGTAAAATAAACTTTGGGAAAAAGATTTAGTGGCCCCTTGATGTAAATATGATATCTGGGGTATTAGTTTTTGGGTTCTAGTTTAGAAGCTTTGAACTTTGGTGGATATCTTATGTACCCGCATACAATGATACAACGGTAGCTTTTTGTTTTTCCTTGTGCTGAGTTTTAAAGATGTTTTGGTTCAATTATTGACAAGTTTTTTAGTGCTAGATTTtatggttttttcttttttattgttattattacttCACGAATCACTGTCTTATATTATATGTCATTCTAACCAAGAATTGAATTATGGTTAATAGGCAATGTATATGCCACACTTGATAGGAATGATTGGATTTTTATCGGACTGGATTAAAGTGATATTATGGAAGCAATTTATTTTTAGGTGTCCCTAAGGAATGATTATTTTGAGAAACCTTTTTAGGACAAGCCAAGTTTTCCTGTTAATGTAAGGGAAATGCAACCTGAATTCAAAgcacaaaattcaaaattttaggcTCAAAATATGAAATGCTGAACCGCTTGGAGATGTCCAAAATGTTTTCAAATCACTTGGCAATTGGTTTCAGTCAAGAGAATTAAAAGACCGAAGGTCAAGGAGATGACTTGGATTGGCTGCAGAGAGATGCTAGCCCAAACAAGGAAAAAAATTGCACAAACACTAGTGGTTATTCTCAAATCCAAAGTATCCTATTAAAATATTTTGGAATTGGATAAAAGGCTTCCCATTCTTTATGTGCATTTTATGTGATACATGGGTTTTGGATGTAGTTCCATCCCGTTCTATTATGGAGTAATTTATAATACTATATTCTGGAGTGATTTATATTACTGTTGAAGTAATTTAGGAATAAAAGTGTATTGATGATGTTGTATATTAAACCAAAATAAAATGGGACCAGACCGGAGTGGAACTACATccattctctataaatagggaaATTTCACTTTAATGTGTacccataattaaaaaaatgccACCACTATTTACTttttcaatttgatgctaaaGAGTCTCCATCTACTAAAAATACCCAGCTCATTCCCCTCCAAAAAATTTCACAAGGAAACCCCAAACCCGTTTCTCTCTAAACCCAAAATCTAAGCTTccatctcccccccccccccccccctcactCTCTCTCGGTGAAATCGACGCCACCTAgaataatgccccaaattctccgatatggtttaatggcgggattagtaggccgggagggctatacttgtttaattatgccattaaatggatatatgcatgtatatgtgaattatattattatatgatgttaaatgcatgcatgtgggtccacattttaattacaggggtgtgatggtaatttggcttgttgagggcataattgtatatttgtatgcatgtcgctggtatattgttgagaccacattataatgtgggtttttttgagctattcgacatgagacgatcttggattattagttagcggtctagtcataacaggtttaagttcagggctcgggatgagtctcggggtgattttaatgattagaacgttaccgggaattaaagggtaacgggatataaattattggtgttcgGGTTTATCGAGAATAGTgtgaattggagagcgttaattatgattaacgagataggttggaaaggacaattttgcccttgggagcttttagaaatccttaattgacctaggggtataatggtattTTTACCCCTACGATAGATATAAACTACCTTTGGCTGTGAAACAGGGGGAAAACAGAGCAAGTCttgaagcttacccgtaccttccttctccttcatcttctttgtgaatttttgagcacttgttgaggattcaagcttgggaagtagaccttgggagtttgggagagtgttctaccattgaagagcatcacaacctgagtttgaggtaagtttttagccattagtttcctggtatgctctgttttggtgtttAGTTTCAActtgtgattttgttgtggatagttggaattgatggaagttttggttggggtttaacttgggttttgatgagggagtgatatagatcaagtttaggggttgtattggatgtttgagtggtgtttgagcttggtttgaaaggttggttccaaggaaaatcgcaagggaagaaaaaccagggtattggctgaactgggagttgggccgcggcatggccaag
It includes:
- the LOC133823944 gene encoding uncharacterized protein LOC133823944 isoform X3, with protein sequence MFSPYAQTKHLGYSVFSLFTLEANGHRRIFALPLHFPDQSKCFGSGALDSMDCLHLVCPQPINSVQADRQVTDGSVHAGTYSANSRTSKTILDSTVQRQSQKKAIPNKTKWNELPQSFCKKSLTSSESSCLISNSVIKSSNTAIQSSDVDNVIKKSSRKKSRKKGKRGKKNLHNTVSKDPEIFPEECPKVSSMSRACHDNSIDQMNVLALSSTALDASLQEGRVHSSQTQKTCTSYSTGVDTFEEAIPAFHKIPETCSGGTSKKHIPSKDSAHFVGDDSQIYLFDALHPRDCADKSESFLLDPTSTCSNSDDGTKLYHGTKHSEKERCRTDLSESPASDFGKEYSSCSSLLNNILDSSDHTNKTKITHGSGGRNGSQVHVVIPGKKTKQNKSVARMSSVSKCRVPGNLHGHTGKENSHSVWQKVQRNGTCDSVDDLKKLPVLSQFDNTLDEVSLCKKNCDSVVDEKQFKDTRSWKSKSAAGFKHESRFSSRKGSHADRVKSDGCAKFTASRKDMVHISSKTNEAKHMTPESVTFVHVCPNAIDSLDSISNANSSTKSETIEDLNHSLPKSCNSNDQSKLDQVQSPVHHPYLSGNSVGQGQKTVLAEDYLQTHTSGSVMQKWIPIGLKDCGLTNSSDSSPLENSDGLAAEIWTIENPAQDKVNCDSQNPVPKAGVVCMAQSSKNISSFSPDDECRSPNFKDQDTSMLEEQYNRQTAAHTLDIESGAVNAIKPVQDKIAEAVNDACRVQLASEAIEQASGHPVAEFERVLKYSRPVISYPTHLSCHSCSRDQLCGVSLCTHETLNISLGGLWKWYEKHGNYGLEIKANDYENSRRLGANTSSFCAYFVPYLSAVQLFGNYVENSVDTSNTLSSSEVLDLCEFNETSESSSSLDHLPMFSVLFPQPQKEFKSYSNEECSSESSSTSAKDVACLQSVERTLQSDPELLFEYFESEQPQKRRPLYEKIDELIRGDGPVQYQGYGDPTILNSVKLNDLHPRSWYAVAWYPIYRIPEGNLRSSFLTFHSLGHLVHQHGMQPHIVAPVVGLQTYNAQGECWFRIPPSLLNQKKGASDLDPSEIMKQRLRTLEETASLMARAVVKKENLTSVNRHPDYEFFCLRKRC
- the LOC133823944 gene encoding uncharacterized protein LOC133823944 isoform X1 yields the protein MVLVSVFQAHEKMYQELQRINNDTVGTSDGGNDPLQRKLKKQTNLKSSSEVHGVSSLIWSNSDNRYSVFSLFTLEANGHRRIFALPLHFPDQSKCFGSGALDSMDCLHLVCPQPINSVQADRQVTDGSVHAGTYSANSRTSKTILDSTVQRQSQKKAIPNKTKWNELPQSFCKKSLTSSESSCLISNSVIKSSNTAIQSSDVDNVIKKSSRKKSRKKGKRGKKNLHNTVSKDPEIFPEECPKVSSMSRACHDNSIDQMNVLALSSTALDASLQEGRVHSSQTQKTCTSYSTGVDTFEEAIPAFHKIPETCSGGTSKKHIPSKDSAHFVGDDSQIYLFDALHPRDCADKSESFLLDPTSTCSNSDDGTKLYHGTKHSEKERCRTDLSESPASDFGKEYSSCSSLLNNILDSSDHTNKTKITHGSGGRNGSQVHVVIPGKKTKQNKSVARMSSVSKCRVPGNLHGHTGKENSHSVWQKVQRNGTCDSVDDLKKLPVLSQFDNTLDEVSLCKKNCDSVVDEKQFKDTRSWKSKSAAGFKHESRFSSRKGSHADRVKSDGCAKFTASRKDMVHISSKTNEAKHMTPESVTFVHVCPNAIDSLDSISNANSSTKSETIEDLNHSLPKSCNSNDQSKLDQVQSPVHHPYLSGNSVGQGQKTVLAEDYLQTHTSGSVMQKWIPIGLKDCGLTNSSDSSPLENSDGLAAEIWTIENPAQDKVNCDSQNPVPKAGVVCMAQSSKNISSFSPDDECRSPNFKDQDTSMLEEQYNRQTAAHTLDIESGAVNAIKPVQDKIAEAVNDACRVQLASEAIEQASGHPVAEFERVLKYSRPVISYPTHLSCHSCSRDQLCGVSLCTHETLNISLGGLWKWYEKHGNYGLEIKANDYENSRRLGANTSSFCAYFVPYLSAVQLFGNYVENSVDTSNTLSSSEVLDLCEFNETSESSSSLDHLPMFSVLFPQPQKEFKSYSNEECSSESSSTSAKDVACLQSVERTLQSDPELLFEYFESEQPQKRRPLYEKIDELIRGDGPVQYQGYGDPTILNSVKLNDLHPRSWYAVAWYPIYRIPEGNLRSSFLTFHSLGHLVHQHGMQPHIVAPVVGLQTYNAQGECWFRIPPSLLNQKKGASDLDPSEIMKQRLRTLEETASLMARAVVKKENLTSVNRHPDYEFFCLRKRC
- the LOC133823944 gene encoding uncharacterized protein LOC133823944 isoform X2, with protein sequence MYQELQRINNDTVGTSDGGNDPLQRKLKKQTNLKSSSEVHGVSSLIWSNSDNRYSVFSLFTLEANGHRRIFALPLHFPDQSKCFGSGALDSMDCLHLVCPQPINSVQADRQVTDGSVHAGTYSANSRTSKTILDSTVQRQSQKKAIPNKTKWNELPQSFCKKSLTSSESSCLISNSVIKSSNTAIQSSDVDNVIKKSSRKKSRKKGKRGKKNLHNTVSKDPEIFPEECPKVSSMSRACHDNSIDQMNVLALSSTALDASLQEGRVHSSQTQKTCTSYSTGVDTFEEAIPAFHKIPETCSGGTSKKHIPSKDSAHFVGDDSQIYLFDALHPRDCADKSESFLLDPTSTCSNSDDGTKLYHGTKHSEKERCRTDLSESPASDFGKEYSSCSSLLNNILDSSDHTNKTKITHGSGGRNGSQVHVVIPGKKTKQNKSVARMSSVSKCRVPGNLHGHTGKENSHSVWQKVQRNGTCDSVDDLKKLPVLSQFDNTLDEVSLCKKNCDSVVDEKQFKDTRSWKSKSAAGFKHESRFSSRKGSHADRVKSDGCAKFTASRKDMVHISSKTNEAKHMTPESVTFVHVCPNAIDSLDSISNANSSTKSETIEDLNHSLPKSCNSNDQSKLDQVQSPVHHPYLSGNSVGQGQKTVLAEDYLQTHTSGSVMQKWIPIGLKDCGLTNSSDSSPLENSDGLAAEIWTIENPAQDKVNCDSQNPVPKAGVVCMAQSSKNISSFSPDDECRSPNFKDQDTSMLEEQYNRQTAAHTLDIESGAVNAIKPVQDKIAEAVNDACRVQLASEAIEQASGHPVAEFERVLKYSRPVISYPTHLSCHSCSRDQLCGVSLCTHETLNISLGGLWKWYEKHGNYGLEIKANDYENSRRLGANTSSFCAYFVPYLSAVQLFGNYVENSVDTSNTLSSSEVLDLCEFNETSESSSSLDHLPMFSVLFPQPQKEFKSYSNEECSSESSSTSAKDVACLQSVERTLQSDPELLFEYFESEQPQKRRPLYEKIDELIRGDGPVQYQGYGDPTILNSVKLNDLHPRSWYAVAWYPIYRIPEGNLRSSFLTFHSLGHLVHQHGMQPHIVAPVVGLQTYNAQGECWFRIPPSLLNQKKGASDLDPSEIMKQRLRTLEETASLMARAVVKKENLTSVNRHPDYEFFCLRKRC